Proteins from a genomic interval of Crassostrea angulata isolate pt1a10 chromosome 7, ASM2561291v2, whole genome shotgun sequence:
- the LOC128191671 gene encoding uncharacterized protein LOC128191671 has protein sequence MEKMYTIVSMILFLFMESGVFCSTFGIISPISPQDKPFSEQTVPLLDLCRICELFTSDKPLECNRNCPEIPNHEAALTKSGSRSKTTIIGDALCAFCRKYPIYLLSEICRKKICS, from the exons ATGGAGAAAATGTACACCATTGtttcaatgattttatttttatttatggaaTCTGGTGTGTTTTGTTCAACCTTTGGGATTATTTCACCAATAAGTCCACAAG acaagCCATTTTCAGAACAAACTGTTCCTCTACTAGATCTTTGTCGGATTTGTGAATTGTTCACATCTGATAAGCCTCTGGAATGTAACCGTAACTGTCCGGAAATTCCAAATCATGAGGCAGCATTAACCAAATCAG GATCCAGATCTAAAACAACCATAATAGGGGACGCACTGTGTGCCTTTTGCAGAAAATATCCAATCTATCTATTATCAGAGATCTgcaggaaaaaaatatgttcctAA